One stretch of Lagenorhynchus albirostris chromosome 13, mLagAlb1.1, whole genome shotgun sequence DNA includes these proteins:
- the LOC132531237 gene encoding cytochrome c oxidase assembly factor 5, whose product MPRYYEDKPEGGACAGLKEDLSTCLLQSDCVLQEGKSPRQCLKEGNCKALKYSFFECKRSVLDARSRFRGRKGY is encoded by the exons ATGCCCCGCTATTACGAGGACAAGCCGGAGGGCGGCGCGTGCGCGGGCTTGAAGGAGGACCTCAGCACGTGCCTGCTGCAGTCGGACTGCGTGCTCCAG GAAGGAAAATCCCCTCGGCAGTGTCTGAAGGAAGGAAACTGCAAAGCTTTGAAATACTCATTTTTTGAGTGTAAAAGATCAGTG ttggATGCCAGATCaagattcaggggaagaaaaggaTATTGA